The genomic window AAATAATCCACCCAGTGCGAACAGCCAAATTTCTGGAAATTCCACCGTAAACCAGCTTTTTGCGTAGTTGATGATCAAAGCACCAACGACCGCGCCCACTAAAGTGGCACGTCCACCTAACGCCACCCAAGCCACAATCTCAATCGAGTTAATTGGCGCAAACTCTCCCGGATTGATAATGCCCACTTGAGGTACATATAACGCCCCTGCAATACCTGCGATGACCGCCGATAACACAAAGATCCACAGCTTTACTCCGTCTACGTCATAACCCATAAAGCGAGTACGAGACTCTGTATCTCTTATCGCCAATGCCACTCGCCCTAAGCGACTAGTGACTACGGTTCTGCACAACACATAGCTGATAATGAGCGCAATGCCAGAGCAAACAAACAGCGCGATTTTGGTGCCATCTAGCTGCAAGCTAAAGCCTAAAATATCTTTAAAGTCGGTCAATCCATTATTGCCACCAAAGCCCATTTCATTGCGGAAGAACGACAACATCAGTGCGTAGGTTAAGGCTTGCGTCATAATGGACAGATACACTCCTGAAACCCTTGAGCGAAACGCCAAGTAACCAAACACATACGCCAATGCTCCCGGAATCAACACCACCATCGCCACGGCAAACCAAAACTGATCAAAGCCCTGCCAAAACCAAGGCAGATCGCTCCAATCCAAAAACACCATAAAATCGGGCAACAATGGATCACCATACACGCCGCGATCTCCAATCTGGCGCATCAAATACATGCCCATGGCATAACCGCCGATAGCAAAAAATGCGCCGTGTCCTAGACTCAAAATCCCCAGATATCCCCACACTAAATCCAGTGCCAGCGCCAACATGGCGTAGCATAGATACTTACCCATCAGCGAAATAGTGAAGGTCTCTACATGCAAAGGGTGCCCAGCAGGTAAAAGAGTGTTGGCTAGAGGAATTAACACTACAGCCGCTAGCAAGGCAAGAATGGTAATTTGCCCCGCTCTATCTCCGCTCATGGCGGAAAGTACAAACGATCTTGACTTCATGATGCTCTCCTTAGCTATCAGCGGCGCGGCCACGTTGTGGAAAGAGTCCACGAGGGCGTTTTTGAATGAATAAAATAATAAACACCAACACAATAATCTTCGCCAATACAGCGCCAGCCCAAGGCTCAAGGATCTTGTTGAACAAGCCTAAGCTAAGTCCTGCAACCAATGTGCCCCATAAGTTGCCCACACCGCCAAACACCACCACCATGAACGAATCAATGATGTAAGCTTGCCCCATGTTCGGACCAACATTGGTTAATTGAGAAAGTGCCACCCCAGCAATGCCCGCCACGCCAGAGCCCAAACCAAACGTCATGGCATCAACGCGCTCTGAGCGAATGCCCATTGCCCTTGCCATACCACGGTTTTGTGAAACAGCGCGAACTTGCAAACCTAATGGCGTTTTCTTTAACACCATCAGCAGTCCCATAAACACCAGCACACAAAACATAATGATGTACAGGCGGTTGTAGGTCAGCGATAGCATAGGATTTAACTGTAAAGCTCCCGACATAAAATCAGGTGTGCTTACTGAACGATTTAAAGGAGAAAATACCGAGCGCACGGCTTGTTGCAGGATAAGACTGATACCAAAAGTGGCTAACAGTGTCTCAAGGGGGCGCCCATATAAATGACGAATAACGCTTCTTTCAATAAGCACGCCGACTAGCCCTGACACGATGAAGGCCATTGGAATAGACAGCAACAACGCCAGTGCGGTGTTGTTGGGTAACAGCAGTTGCATCACATAGGTGGTGTAAGCACCTATCATAATCAGCTCACCATGCGCCATATTAATCACGCCCATTACGCCAAAGGTAATGGCTAAGCCTATGCCCGCTAGCACCAGCACTGAGCCCATACTAAGCCCAAAAAACAGCGTCTCGACCCCAGAGTACAAAGCCTGACTCTGTTGATACTGAGCGAGGGTGTAGTTTGCCGCCTCAATAATCTGCTGATTATCCGATGACGCTAAAACGCTTTGCATGGTTTTAAACACAATAGCGTGTTTTTCATCACTCAAAGAGTGGATAGCCGCCACACGTTTATCCGTCGCCGCATTCACATCTAATGCAGTATCAATTGCTAGAGCAAAATGGATCAGCTCAATCACTTGGTTGTCATTCTCAGTAGCTAAACGAGTTTGCAAGGCATTGATTATGTGGTCATCTGTTTGACCTAGCAGGGATTCCACCGCGCTGCGACGTGTAACAGGGTTAGGGTCGTTTAAGCCAAGGGAGGCAAGCTCTGCGCGAATTGCGCCGCGAAAACGGTTATTAACGCGCATTTTTTTAAATAAGGATTTCTTTTCTACAATTCGCTGTTCACCATCCCAAACCGAGGTCGCCGTTGAGCCTACTTTGTGGCTAGAGATTGTGTATAAAGAAAGGTATTTAGAATGCGACTTATCGTTAAAATAATATAAATCACCGTGTAGCCATGCATTCAATATTTGAGTGGAAGTCTCTGGAGTTTGGCTTGATACCAGCCAAGCAATCGCTTCTTGTTTACTTTGCGTATCGCGACCTTTCAGTGCTTGAGTAAAACTGTCTGAATCACTCACACTGGCCATTGCAAAGTTAATGCTAATCAGCAAGAACACGACAACTTTCAACCCATGATAAAAATGTCTCATGAACTGTGTCCTATAAAATAATGAGGCTGATAATCAAAGGTGATCATTCACCAAAAAAATATGCGCTCACTAAAGGTGTTAAAAATCACCTCCTTTTGCTCTTTACCGAACTACTGCTACGAAAAAGAGCAAAAGAAAGCCTCACAGAATGATTAATTTCCGCCAGAGCACTTTTTGGTTTCTACGTTAAATGCGCCACAAGAGAAAGGTTTTGACCAGCTTGAAAATAACTTGGCTGATTCAGGTAAAAAGTCTGACCACGCATCGCCTGCCACTAGACCTTTGGTTTCCCAAACAATGTCAAATTGACCATCGTCTTGGATTTCGCCAATCAATACTGGCTTAGTAATATGGTGGTTTGGCAGCATAGTTGAATAGCCACCAGAAAGGTTCGGCACAGCAACACCAATCAAGGCATCTTGCACCGCTTCAGGGTCTGTTGTGCCTGCGTTAGTTACCGCTTGCACCCACATGTTGAATCCGATGTAGCTTGCTTCCATTGGATCGTTAGTCACGCGTTTATCGTCTTTGATAAATTTATGCCACGCTTCCACAAACTCTTCGTTAGCTTGAGTATCGACACTCATGAAGTAGTTCCATGCGGCAAGGTGTCCCACCAATGCGGAGGTATCCATCCCGGAAAGCTCTTCTTCACCCACTGAGAATGCCACCACTGGAATATCTTCTGATGAGATCCCCTGTGCGCCTAGCTCTTTATAAAACGGCACGTTTGCATCACCGTTGATGGTTGAAACCACCGCAGTTTTCTTGCCTTCTGAGCCAAATTTCTTCACATCTGATACGATAGATTGCCAATCAGAATGACCAAATGGGGTGTAATTGATCATGATGTCTTTATCAGAAACACCTTTGCTTTTCAGGTAGGCTTCCAAAATTTTATTGGTGGTACGCGGATAAACGTAATCCGTTCCCGCCAGCACCCAACGCTCAATGCCAAGTTCATCCATCAAGTAATCCACAGCCGGAATTGCCTGTTGGTTTGGCGCGGCGCCAGTGTAAAAGACGTTTTTAGACGACTCTTCACCTTCGTACTGCACTGGATAGAATAGGATGCTATTGAGCTCTTCAAATACCGGCAGCATTGATTTGCGCGATACCGAAGTCCAACCACCAAACACCACATCAACTTTTTCTTTTTCAATAAGCTCGCGCGCTTTTTCGGCAAACAGAGGCCAGTTAGAAGCCGGATCAACGACCACTGCTTCTAGCTTTTTACCTAGTAGGCCCCCTTTTTTGTTTTGCTCATCAACAAGCATCAAAACCGTATCTTTCAATGTTGTTTCACTGATGGCCATAGTGCCTGACAGTGAGTGCAATACACCCACTTTGATGGTATCTGCGGCTTGCACCACGCCAGAGCCCAAAGTTAGTGCTAAAGATAAAACGGCTAATTTAGTGTTGAACGCCTTGTTCATAGTGAACATCTCCATATTATGATTGTTAACTCATATGAAAATATCCAAGATTGATGCCAAGTTTTGCATCAATAAAACAAGCAAGTTAAACGGTTGATTTTTAAGTAGATAACATATTAACGCACAATAAATGGGCAATAGCAGAATATTTGGATGGGTGATAACGGTGCAAACAAAGAAAGGATTGAACAATAAAAGAGCATACTTATCCACCTAAATGAGAAATAGTTTCACACTCATTGCTAATAGAGAAGTATGCCCAGTTGCATCACGCAGAGCGTTTGCTGATAAAGGTTATACTGTTAACCTGTAAAGACCGGATCTTCTGGATATTTAACTAAGGTTTTTTCAGGTCTTGCCAACATGTAGGCTAAGGTCAAAGGCCCAATACGACCAATAATCATCACCACGATCATGATGAGTTTTCCTGGCTCTGAAAGTTCAGCGGTAAGCCCGGCACTGACGCCGACCGTCGCAAACGCGGAAATGGTTTCAAAGATAATCACTTTAAATGGCGCTTGCTCGGTAATCATGAGTCCAAACATCGCAAAGAACAGCAAAATACCACTGACCACAATAATGGCTAAAGAGCGAGTCACCGTTTGACTGCCGATAGTGCGATGAAATAGCGCCACATGTTTCTTCTGACTCAAAAAGCTCCATGTTGCCAAGGTTGCCACAACAAAGGTCGATACCTTAATACCACCACCGGTAGAGGTTGAACCCGCACCAATTAACATTAACAGCATCATAAAGAGCATTGCAGGAGAAGTCAGCGAGGATAAATCAATGCTGTTGAAACCTGCGGTACGCGCGGTTGCCGATTGGAAAAAAGCGGCAAACCATTGCTCAGACGTAGATAAACTGCCTAAAGTGGCGGCGTTGTTACGCTCTAATAGCCAAAACATCAGCGTACCCACAATAAGTAGAATTGGCGTGCCCAATAACATGATTTTGGTGTGCAGTTGTAGGTGCCTAAAGCCTTTGTGTAAGTTCGCGGATAAATCTCCCACCACGGTAAAGCCCAATCCGCCGAGGATAAACAGCGATGCTAGACAACTGATTACAATCGGGTCGCCCACAAAACCTACTAGGCTATCTGAAAAGAGTGAAAAGCCAGCATTGTTAAAGGCAGAAATAGAATGGAATAAGGCGTAAAACATGCCTGTGCTCCAGCCCATATCCGGCACCCAGCGATAGCTGAGTATTACAAAGCCAACAAACTCAGCGGCTAGAGCAAAAATAATGATCTTTTTCACCAAGCTGTGCAAATTAATGCGTCGGTCTTGTCCTAGCGCTTCTTTGGCTAATGCTTGTTGTTGCAAAGACAGGCGCACACCAAACATATAAAGCAATACAGCAGAAAGTGTCATCTGACCAAGTCCGCCAATCTGCATCAAGATCATCAACAATATCTTGCCGCTGAGAGTGAAATGTTGACCAGTATCCACCACGCCCAAGCCCGTTACACTAATGGCAGAGGTGGCGGTAAACAGGGCATCAGTCATCGACAAACCTGAAACAGAAAACACGGGAAGCGTCAGTAGCACCGCAGATGGAAACAAAATCATAAGAAAGCTGAGAACAATAATTCTCGGCTCACCACCTTTGCCACCCTTTCTTTCAGGCCCTAGGCTATAGACTCGGCTTTGATGAATTCTTGGTATCATAATGTACGTAGTTTTTGTGCAAGTATGGCTTCAGGGCCAACAATAATAATCACATCACCAATCTCTAAGCTTTTTTTATAGCTTGGTGAAGAGATCACTTCTGGCCCACGCTTGAGAGCAATAACACTGACCCCTTCTTCGCGACATAGCGACATATCGGCTAAAGATTTACCCAGCATTTTCGCGCTCACAATCACTTCGGTTAATGCAATACCACTACCCAGAGGATGAAAATCCTTCACCCGCTTATCTATCATTTGGTTTGCAATACGAACGCCCATTTCTCTTTCTGGCATGATGACTCTATCTGCGCCAACCTTGTGCAGTATTCTGGCATGAAACTTATCGTTGGCTTTCACCCACACCGTTTTACAGTGCGCCTCTTTTAATACTAAGGTGGTCAAAATGCTGGCATTGATATCGCTACCGATAGCAATCATGACCATGTCATATTGTTCTAATTTTAATTCTGCGACCGTTTCTTCTTGAGAGCAATTAGCCACAATCACCTCGGTTGAAAACTCAACCGCACTTTTTACTCGGTCTTCATCAACGTCAATCGCCAGCACTTGTGCTCCTGCTCGGCTTAATTCCTTACAGACGGACAAGCCAAATCGTCCCAAACCTATCACTGCATACTGCTTTTTCGTCGATCTCATTTACTTTCTCCAATGACACTGTTCGGTCTAACTACAATCCTTGCGATTTCAGTATAGTAAACATCTGATTTACATAACGAAATATTGAATAATTAAAAGATAGTTATCAAAGTTCTAGCATTTTTAAAATAGAGTCAATTTACACTGTAAAGATGCCCCATGCTCACAGGGCTACAAATGCTGAATAAACCGCCACCAGCACCTTTGTCACCAAGAAAAAAGAAACGTTTTAATAACAAAAAGGTACATGTGTACGCTGAAAATTGCTATGCACGATATTGAATAATATTCCAACACTCAAAGATACATTTGAGTTAAAACCTTTATTCAGCTCTGTGTTTTTCACCCCTGAAAATGCGCCCCGTCACCGCTGGCTAAATGATACAAAATGTTAATAAAATGCACCCAATTGCTGAAAACAACCTGCATTTTAGTGTCTACTCCATCACGATCTTGAACGATAGTTTTCAGTATAGTTTGCTCTTTTTGTATAGATAACATTAATCTAACAAAGAACTCACTAATATGCAGAACGATTCAATGACCCAAACGTCACAACGATTTTTACTTTTAACCAAATATCAACAAGCGGAAGCAAAGAAGCGCCAGCAGTTTATCGAGAAGTACCTGACAGAAACCGAGCCTAAACACTTTCTAGAAGCAAGCCGTTGGGAAGTATTTTGTCAGAGACACTGTGTTGACATGCAGATAGCAAAACCAAAGCGCGAAGAGTTTGCCAAGTGGTGTTTTGATTTTAAAATGTGGCAAGGTGACCTGTTTGTGTTAGCACCGCAGTCAACCAATAATGACTACTACTCAGGAAAATGCGCTAACTCATAGCATTACCCTACATGACCGCTTTACCATAAACCCACCTCATACAACGGCGTAGTAGGCGTCACACCCCTTTTGAAGTTACGGGTAACCACCCCCTCTTCCCAAAAAAGTAAGCCTCATTTCACTCCCTTAAAATACGCACATCTTTTGCGCTACACAGCACTATAAATCCATCAATTTGGTCATTACTTAAATGATCGCAAATGCGGTTGATTTTTATTCAAGAAATCCATACACACCCCGACAGACATAACAAATATCAATAAAAACTTGAACTTAGCATTAATTTGGTGAATGAATGCTTGTTTTTCATTTTTAGGTGTGGATGATGTACATGCTAACGATAATGATTCGCATAACTGTTCAAAAACAATGAAATCTCCTTTTTCTTTAGCGAATAACTACCAATCACTCTGTCTATATCAAAAATTGTAGGATTTATGGATCGTTCTAACAAAATAACCACACTAGTATTAGGGATAATTGCCGCTTTGTATGGCGGATATGCTATCGCACAAACTCAAACTGACTCTGCAACAACAGAAGAAAATGGCGACCAAGAAATCGTCGTAGTTACAGGGACAGCGCTGACCATTGACCGTTTGGAATTAGAGCAATCACCAAAAGATAATCCAACGCTATCTGAAGCCATCAAGCATGAACCTCGAGTAGGTGTTGATGACGCGCAAGGAGCAATGCAAGGTGGCGATCTAACACCAGAAGAAATCTCGTTATCAGGTGCTAGACCTCATCAAACCAAATACACCATTGATGGTGTCGGCGTAAACAACAACACTACCTTTGGCGGTGCTAATGATTTACCTGGAAGCCTAAGTTCTGGACATACTTCTGGATACTTCATTGATACCAACCTCATTGATAGTATTGAAGTTTTCGACCATAACATTAAGGCGGAATACGGCGGCTTCACCGGTGGTGTCGTCAACGCACATGTGCGTAAACCAACCGATGAGTTTGTGATTGATTATAACTATCGTATGAATGATAGTTCTTGGAACTCCAAACAGAAAGTGGGCGTCAACTTCGCAGATGATTATGGTACCCCTATTGATGGTTCAGGTTACTACCAACCTAACTACCAAAAGCGCATGCACGCCTTGCATATTGGCGGGCCTATTAGTGAGACACAAAAGCTAGCGCTTAATATCAGTCATCAGGCATCGGATATTCCAATGGCGAATGGCAAAGATTCTGATCAAACCATGGACAACCTATTCCTTACCCATATTTGGGAATCAGGTGCATGGCAGACAACCACAGATTTTCGCTACACAGGTCATCATAAAAACACTTTCTTAAATGACGCAAACAGCAATGATGCCGTTCAAGAAGGCAGTGATTCAGTTGTTACTCACGCAGGCATGGGCGGTACATTTAAACTGGATTACATGTTTGACAGTGGTCACTGGCAAACCACGCTGGCCTACGATCACTTACTCGACGAACGTGAATCTGATCATGACTATTTTGGCTCGTTCTTTGTTTTCGGAGCGGATGGTCTAGAAATGTACAATCAGGGAAGCTACGGCAACCTGAAACAATCTCAAGACTCATACTTAGTTAAATCAGTCTATTATTCTGATCCAACTTACATCGGTAACTTAGAGCTTCAACCAAGTATCGGTATAGAAGCAACCCACCAGCAAAGTAACGTTGATCGCGCCAATGATTTTGTTGCCTACCAATATCTTGATTTTGGTAGTCCAAGCATTTCGACGTTAACTCGCTACAATGCCTCAAACTACGATGTTGATGCTCAGCAATACGGCCTATTTGCTGACAGTACAATGCAATTGGATCGTTGGAGCCTTTACTTAGGTGCTCGTGTTGATCACATGAGTGTATTTGAGCAAACCGTATTCTCCCCTCGTATTGCTACTAGCTGGGATTTCGATCTTGTTAACACTAACCGCATTACCTTGGGTGCTAACCGTTACTACAGCTCAAATATGCTTGGCTTCGCACTACAAGCGGAACAAGACAACTACCTTTCTCGCTCTAGTAGTTGTACGCCAAACGATGGTGATTGGAACAACCTAGACGAAAGTAACCTGACTTGTGCATCAACTGAAACATTCGATGGCGCAGCACTAAGCTCAGCAGATGTACCTTATTCTGATGAAGTTACTGCATCTTGGGATATCAATGTCAGCAACTTCGCTTTCGATACGACATACATCTACCGTATGCAAAGAGATGGCATCACCTTCTCTGAAGACTCAGACCTAGGCATAGCGACGATCCACAACAATATCGAAAGTGACGACCACATTATTAGCCTAGAAGTTGCCACTCGTAAACCATACGAAGTTGCAGGGGGTTACTTTAGTGCCAACTGGAAAATCGCTTATAACTACCGCCGTGGTCACGGTGACTTAAAAGGCACTTATGGAGCGGGTAATAACCTAAACGGTGGCTACCAAGATGAGTGGGTAATGGTTGACGGTGAGCTAGTTCGCTACAGCGAAATGGATGTGAGCGGTTACCAATCGCCACTAAAAAGTAGCTTAGATCTCAATATGTTCTGGGCGAACGCTGGCGTTGTTTGGAACAACCGCGTGAACTACCAGCAAGGCAAAAAAGACAATGTATATCTAGGTGTTGAATCCGTTGAAATTGATGGACAGCCAGAAACAGTCAATTCTTTGCAGTCTGTCGAGCTCGACGATCTTGTGACATGGGATATGGCCATTAACTGGACTCCAACTCAGCTTAATAACCACCTAATCCTAGGTCTAAGCGTAACCAACATTCTAAATACTCAAGAAGTTATCTCTACTTCAGGTATTCATGTTGATGGTGTCGTTGTCCCAGACGATTACTACAACTCAGGTCGACAAATCTGGCTAAACGTCAACCTGCGTAACTAAACCTAATGCCATTCATTTTCATCTCTTTTGAGCAATATCATCAATAACCAGGAGTTGGCGCGCTTTGCGCGCCACTATCGTATGAAATATATCCCCATTTTGATAGCCGCATGCATTGCTATAGCTGGCTGCCAACAAACTAAAACAGACATTGAAGATCCTCAGTTACCAATACGTCAGGATATGATCCAAGGCGAACTTGATAACGGTATGCGTTATATCTTAGTGGAAAATAACCGCCCGAAAGATCGCGTATCACTTCAGCTGGTTGTTAATGCTGGCTCTTTAGATGAAGACGATGACCAAAAAGGCATTGCTCATTTGGTTGAACATATGGCTTTTAACGGGACTGAGCAGTTTCCTGCCAATACCCTAATTGAACATCAACAAGCACTCGGTATGGTATTTGGGCGTGATGTCAACGCCATGACCGAATATTACACCACCTCTTACTTCCTACACTTACCAAATAGCTCAGAAGAGATGCTAAGTGAAGGTTTTAACATGCTTTCTCAACAAGCGAGCGCTCTGGTCTTCGATCAAGATGAACTAGAACGTGAACGTCCTGTTGTCGAAGAAGAATGGCGCAGCACTTTGAGTATGATGGCGCGTCTAGGCAAAGCCAATCGCCAAATTCTACTTGAAGGTAGTCGCTTTGGCGATCGTGAGCCTATTGGTGATATGGATCTAGTGCGCCATGTGGATGCTAGTCGCATCGAAGCATTTTGGCACGATTGGTACCACCCCAATAATATGACTCTGATTGTGGTCGGTTCAACCAACCAAGCTGAAGTGGAAAAAATGCTTAATCGCTACTTTGCGCCTCTGCCGGCCAAAGAGCTTCCACAACGTCCGCAATTAAACGTACCTTTAGACAATACTCTTGATCTAAAAGTGATTGCCGACAAAGAAATTACCACTGAAGTGCTCTCTTTTAACTTTAGAGATCATGAAGTGACGCCGCATACTGAATCTGAATTGCGCGCCAAACTGGTCAACGATATCACCATGCAAGTGCTCAACAAGCGCCTGCGCGAACAATACCAAGTAGAGAGCGACAACATCAGTAAATTGATGATGATGACGCGTCCAATGGCTGCCGGTTATCGCAACAACCGTCTCATGGTGATTTTGACGGGTAAAAACTACCTAGCGAGCACCGAAGAAGCATTTGAACAGCTCAGTCGTTTTGCCTCACATGGTTTTAATCAAGACGATCTGAATACTGAACGTCAATCCATGATCAATCGCTATTCGCAAATGGCTGACTCACTACGCAGCACAACTAACCGCCGCGAAATGATGTCTATCTTTAACCGTTTGCGCTCACAATCGCCACTGATCGATTCTGATCAATACGCTGTGGTGATTGAAAAACTGTCAAATAGCATCACCCTTGACGAAATCAATGCGCACCTCAAGCGCATGGTACAAACGCTCAATCCATTAGTTATTGCGCAAGTAAAAGTAGACAACCAGGCGCAATTGCCAAGCGTTGCCCAATTACAACAAGCATGGGAATACGCCAAGGCCAATCCTCCTGCCGCCATTGCGCCGGTTACCGTAAGCAAAAAGCTCGTTTCTGATGTGCCTGAAGCTGCCAAAATTGTCGCTTACAAAGAGCAACAAGGCGTAAAAATGTGGACGCTAGAAAATGGCGCTCAAGTTTGGTTTGAATACAGTGATGAGTCGAGCAATGAACTGCGCTTAGATTATCGCGGTTGGGGTGGCAGTCAGCATCTTCCTGCTGAGCAACGCTCAATTGCACTACTACTGCGTCAAATGAGCAAGTTTGGCTACGGCGACTTTAGCACTGACCAACTGGCAATGCTAAATGCTCCTTACTCAAACCGCATCAGCAGTTATGTAAACCAAAGCATGCACGGTTTTTCGGGTACTTCAAACCCGAAATCACTCGAAAACTGGCTACAAAACGTCTACCTACAAATCACACAACCGCAAGTGGATGAGGAGCTGTGGCAAGCCTCTAAACGCTTGATGGAGCGTGGTATTGAGAATCAAAAAACAAGCTCAAATGGTCAATTTAACACTGCCATCGATGCGATTCGTTATGTGAACAACCCTGAGCGCTTGCGTTTAACCAAAGAGCAATTAAGCAAGATTGAGACTAAAGATCTGTTCAACGCATGGAATATGCTGTTTTCCAATGCTAACCAACATCACTTGATTGTGGTCGGTAATGCCGATGCAAAACAGGTGATTGAACTTGCGCAGCGTTATATCGGCTCTTTACCATCAAGTGCAGAAGCTTACTCTCAAATTGAACTTCCGCCTCTAGGCAGCGGCAAGCATGAAGTTAGAATTGCCGCCGGCGAAGAGCCAATGGCAATCACAAGCTTGCTGTTCAATCAGGACTTTGCTTACAGCACGCAACGTGGTGATAAAGCGTATCTATTAAGCCGCATTATTTCTAATCGTTTACGTGAATCTTTGCGTGAAGATGCAGGCGGCGTGTATTCGGTGCGCTTTGCTATTCGACTAGACAGAAACCGCAACCAA from Vibrio neonatus includes these protein-coding regions:
- the urtC gene encoding urea ABC transporter permease subunit UrtC, with amino-acid sequence MKSRSFVLSAMSGDRAGQITILALLAAVVLIPLANTLLPAGHPLHVETFTISLMGKYLCYAMLALALDLVWGYLGILSLGHGAFFAIGGYAMGMYLMRQIGDRGVYGDPLLPDFMVFLDWSDLPWFWQGFDQFWFAVAMVVLIPGALAYVFGYLAFRSRVSGVYLSIMTQALTYALMLSFFRNEMGFGGNNGLTDFKDILGFSLQLDGTKIALFVCSGIALIISYVLCRTVVTSRLGRVALAIRDTESRTRFMGYDVDGVKLWIFVLSAVIAGIAGALYVPQVGIINPGEFAPINSIEIVAWVALGGRATLVGAVVGALIINYAKSWFTVEFPEIWLFALGGLFVFSTMYFPKGVMGFISDKFALTYAKRANKQQGAKQSQSEAKPAEANL
- the urtA gene encoding urea ABC transporter substrate-binding protein; this translates as MNKAFNTKLAVLSLALTLGSGVVQAADTIKVGVLHSLSGTMAISETTLKDTVLMLVDEQNKKGGLLGKKLEAVVVDPASNWPLFAEKARELIEKEKVDVVFGGWTSVSRKSMLPVFEELNSILFYPVQYEGEESSKNVFYTGAAPNQQAIPAVDYLMDELGIERWVLAGTDYVYPRTTNKILEAYLKSKGVSDKDIMINYTPFGHSDWQSIVSDVKKFGSEGKKTAVVSTINGDANVPFYKELGAQGISSEDIPVVAFSVGEEELSGMDTSALVGHLAAWNYFMSVDTQANEEFVEAWHKFIKDDKRVTNDPMEASYIGFNMWVQAVTNAGTTDPEAVQDALIGVAVPNLSGGYSTMLPNHHITKPVLIGEIQDDGQFDIVWETKGLVAGDAWSDFLPESAKLFSSWSKPFSCGAFNVETKKCSGGN
- the urtB gene encoding urea ABC transporter permease subunit UrtB: MRHFYHGLKVVVFLLISINFAMASVSDSDSFTQALKGRDTQSKQEAIAWLVSSQTPETSTQILNAWLHGDLYYFNDKSHSKYLSLYTISSHKVGSTATSVWDGEQRIVEKKSLFKKMRVNNRFRGAIRAELASLGLNDPNPVTRRSAVESLLGQTDDHIINALQTRLATENDNQVIELIHFALAIDTALDVNAATDKRVAAIHSLSDEKHAIVFKTMQSVLASSDNQQIIEAANYTLAQYQQSQALYSGVETLFFGLSMGSVLVLAGIGLAITFGVMGVINMAHGELIMIGAYTTYVMQLLLPNNTALALLLSIPMAFIVSGLVGVLIERSVIRHLYGRPLETLLATFGISLILQQAVRSVFSPLNRSVSTPDFMSGALQLNPMLSLTYNRLYIIMFCVLVFMGLLMVLKKTPLGLQVRAVSQNRGMARAMGIRSERVDAMTFGLGSGVAGIAGVALSQLTNVGPNMGQAYIIDSFMVVVFGGVGNLWGTLVAGLSLGLFNKILEPWAGAVLAKIIVLVFIILFIQKRPRGLFPQRGRAADS
- a CDS encoding potassium channel family protein, coding for MRSTKKQYAVIGLGRFGLSVCKELSRAGAQVLAIDVDEDRVKSAVEFSTEVIVANCSQEETVAELKLEQYDMVMIAIGSDINASILTTLVLKEAHCKTVWVKANDKFHARILHKVGADRVIMPEREMGVRIANQMIDKRVKDFHPLGSGIALTEVIVSAKMLGKSLADMSLCREEGVSVIALKRGPEVISSPSYKKSLEIGDVIIIVGPEAILAQKLRTL
- a CDS encoding TonB-dependent receptor plug domain-containing protein; protein product: MDRSNKITTLVLGIIAALYGGYAIAQTQTDSATTEENGDQEIVVVTGTALTIDRLELEQSPKDNPTLSEAIKHEPRVGVDDAQGAMQGGDLTPEEISLSGARPHQTKYTIDGVGVNNNTTFGGANDLPGSLSSGHTSGYFIDTNLIDSIEVFDHNIKAEYGGFTGGVVNAHVRKPTDEFVIDYNYRMNDSSWNSKQKVGVNFADDYGTPIDGSGYYQPNYQKRMHALHIGGPISETQKLALNISHQASDIPMANGKDSDQTMDNLFLTHIWESGAWQTTTDFRYTGHHKNTFLNDANSNDAVQEGSDSVVTHAGMGGTFKLDYMFDSGHWQTTLAYDHLLDERESDHDYFGSFFVFGADGLEMYNQGSYGNLKQSQDSYLVKSVYYSDPTYIGNLELQPSIGIEATHQQSNVDRANDFVAYQYLDFGSPSISTLTRYNASNYDVDAQQYGLFADSTMQLDRWSLYLGARVDHMSVFEQTVFSPRIATSWDFDLVNTNRITLGANRYYSSNMLGFALQAEQDNYLSRSSSCTPNDGDWNNLDESNLTCASTETFDGAALSSADVPYSDEVTASWDINVSNFAFDTTYIYRMQRDGITFSEDSDLGIATIHNNIESDDHIISLEVATRKPYEVAGGYFSANWKIAYNYRRGHGDLKGTYGAGNNLNGGYQDEWVMVDGELVRYSEMDVSGYQSPLKSSLDLNMFWANAGVVWNNRVNYQQGKKDNVYLGVESVEIDGQPETVNSLQSVELDDLVTWDMAINWTPTQLNNHLILGLSVTNILNTQEVISTSGIHVDGVVVPDDYYNSGRQIWLNVNLRN
- a CDS encoding TrkH family potassium uptake protein, yielding MIPRIHQSRVYSLGPERKGGKGGEPRIIVLSFLMILFPSAVLLTLPVFSVSGLSMTDALFTATSAISVTGLGVVDTGQHFTLSGKILLMILMQIGGLGQMTLSAVLLYMFGVRLSLQQQALAKEALGQDRRINLHSLVKKIIIFALAAEFVGFVILSYRWVPDMGWSTGMFYALFHSISAFNNAGFSLFSDSLVGFVGDPIVISCLASLFILGGLGFTVVGDLSANLHKGFRHLQLHTKIMLLGTPILLIVGTLMFWLLERNNAATLGSLSTSEQWFAAFFQSATARTAGFNSIDLSSLTSPAMLFMMLLMLIGAGSTSTGGGIKVSTFVVATLATWSFLSQKKHVALFHRTIGSQTVTRSLAIIVVSGILLFFAMFGLMITEQAPFKVIIFETISAFATVGVSAGLTAELSEPGKLIMIVVMIIGRIGPLTLAYMLARPEKTLVKYPEDPVFTG